DNA sequence from the Prolixibacter sp. SD074 genome:
AAGACTTCAGTAATCTTGTGCAGGTTGATTCAGGGAAAAAGGGCGGCAACTTCCCTGACTTGCACAGGTGTATTATGGGCTTCAAAGGCTGGCTCCGGGGCATGCACCACCAAGTCGAAAATTTGCAAGCCTATATTGATGAATACTGCTACCGGTTTAACCGAAGTAATATGAAGGAAAGAATCTTCGATAGCCTTTTAACCAGAATGGTTAATGCAGAGCCCTTCCCTTATAAACAAAGTATTATTTAAATGCCTAATTCAATAAAAATATTTGTATCCCAATCTACCACTCATCGTAATAACAGGTAACAAAGGAAGCCAACTGGCCTTAACGGCTGATGTGGTCCTGCCTATCGGAAATCCGGAAGCGCTTTGACCGTTAGGCCTTACTCCTTCGACTTCGACGACTGTCATGACAGTTATTGAAGACGCACTGGTAAACCTGATAATGCTTAGAACCGAATTTACGGCCGAAGAATATGCCAAGCGTCATCACGGAGGTTACTTAAGACACAAATCACGCTGGTTGTCCATCGGAATGGAACGGCTGGCAAACGAAAAATCATAAATCAACGAATCATGCGTATAACAAGAGAAAACACAACAGGGTTAATCATTGATATCCAGGAACGTTTGTTTCCGGTGATGAATAACAAAGAAACATTACTTAAAAACTCAAAAATACTTGTAAAAGGCTTACAGGTACTAGGAATTTCGACCGTTTTTACGCAGCAATACACAAGTGGCCTGGGAAAGACGTTGGATGAAATATCCAGTCTGGCGCCCGGATTTGCGTATTTCGAAAAATCGGACTTCAGCAGCTATAATGTGCCCGAATACCAACTCTTTCTGGAGCAGCAAAATTGTGAGAACGTCATCATCGCCGGAATCGAATCGCACGTATGCGTTCTTCAAACCGCAGTGGATCTGAAGCAATCAGGTTATAATTCTATCGTGGTAACGGATTGCACCGATTCACGGACCAATGCCACCAAACAACTGGCCATGGAGCGGTTCCGGCACGAAGGCATCATGATGACCTCTTATGAATCCATCCTGTTTGAACTAACTGCATCGGCCAAAGCTGCCGAATTTAAGACCATATCGAAATTGATTAAATAAAAATTATCTCCTCAGGTACTTTCGGTGTGCCGTGTCAAATGCTGATGCGGCATTTCTTTTATATACTCCTCTCCAAATCCATGTTACTTCATTCTCTCTATCGATTACTTTCGTTGAAGTGAGAGCAGTTTCCCCGATTTACTTTATCTTTATGAAAACAAAAGACACATCAAACGCCTGAATGACCGGAGTAATACCATATCTAACGGTTCTGTACTATTTAATCGTTATCGTTTTTTTCTTCTCTATCCTGCTGAGGAACAAGAACCCGCTCAAAACTCAGTCATACCTGCTATTGCTGGTTTTACTGCCCATATTAGGTATCATCATCTACCTGTTTTTTGGTGTTGATACCCGTAAACGAAAACTTTTCTCCCGAAAAGCTATCGCCGATCAGAGATTATTGAAAGAATGGAGCCGGTATTATACTGACTTTCTGTCGAAAAACAAATCAGACATGGTCGAGCTACTTCAGGATAAGTGGCGAATTCCATTTCTGTCGTGGCGAAATAGTTTTGCCCCGCTCTTTCTGCAGAATACGGTCACCATACTGAACAATGGCGAGGAAAAATATCCCGTACTATTTGAAAAATTACTGGCAGCCCGGCATCACATTCATATTGAATACTACATCATTACCGAAGGAAAAATATTTGACCGGATTTGTGAAATCCTGGAACAGAAAGCACGTGAAGGGGTGGAAGTCAGGTTGATTTATGACAGTTACGGCAGTCGAAAAGTAAAAAATAAGACACTCAGACGGCTGGAAAAGGCTGGAATACAAATGGGCGAATACAACCCGGTATTATTTCCACGCTTTGCCAATCGACTGAATTACAGGACACACAGAAAAATTGTCATCATTGATGGGGAAGTTGGATTCACTGGCGGCATCAATCTATCAGACAACTATGTGAACGGTAAACGAAAATGGCCCCAGCGTCCCAAGATGTGGCGCGATGTTCACTGCATGATTGAAGGTAACGCCTGCTATTCATTGCAGTTGCTTTTTTTCCTCGATTGGTATTTCGTCCGCAATATCGCGCTGAATATTGGCCCCCGTTATTTCCCGGTTGGAAACAGCGAGGGGACATCGCCAACGCTTATCGTGGGAAGCGAACCCGATTCTGACAGCCCTAACATTATGGAAACCTACTTCCAGTTAATCTCGCTTGCACAGAAGGAATTATTTATTGCTACGCCCTATTTCATCCCTAACGAAAGCATCATCACAGCGCTAAAAACCACTGCAAAATCGGGCATACGGGTAGTTCTTCTTCTTCCCCAGGAGAGTGATTCATTTTTTGTTTCGGCGGCAAGCTACACCTACCTGGGCGAGTTGATAAAAAGCGATGTGGAAATTCACCTTTACCAGAAAGGAATGCTTCACTCGAAAACAATTGTCGTTGACCAAGAAGTGGCTTCGATAGGAACGGCAAATATGGATTACCGCAGTTTCGATTCCAACGCGGAAGTAAATGCCATCATTATGGATGAGGAAGTAGCCGGAAAAATCAGAGCCGATTTTGAAAATGATTTGAGAGATTCCCATGAATTATCGCTTACCGAATGGGAAAACAGACCTGCCTTTCAGAAACTGATCGGCTCGGTTGCCCGCCTTATTGCTCCACTATTGTAATTGGGAAATAACTCATCGACAATAATAACACAATTGCTTACTCCAAAGCCATGCCAAGGCCACAACTGCCCGTCATTCCGGTTGAGCATCCGAATAAAAAGATAAGAAGTCGGTAACCAGAAAAACTCGTCGAAGGAAACCGGTTGAAACAACGCATTCAAACAAAAAAAGCTACCGGGGAGAGATATATAGATTCAATACCGCATCATATTGCGGGTGGATAAAATTAAAGCTTGTAACTAATTAGACAAATTATAAATAAAGAAGACGGAAATATGAGGCCCGTTTTAACAATTTCCTGGCATTTACCACGCCATCAATTGGTTCAATTGCTGATTCAATTCAACAAAACAAT
Encoded proteins:
- a CDS encoding isochorismatase family protein encodes the protein MRITRENTTGLIIDIQERLFPVMNNKETLLKNSKILVKGLQVLGISTVFTQQYTSGLGKTLDEISSLAPGFAYFEKSDFSSYNVPEYQLFLEQQNCENVIIAGIESHVCVLQTAVDLKQSGYNSIVVTDCTDSRTNATKQLAMERFRHEGIMMTSYESILFELTASAKAAEFKTISKLIK
- the cls gene encoding cardiolipin synthase gives rise to the protein MTGVIPYLTVLYYLIVIVFFFSILLRNKNPLKTQSYLLLLVLLPILGIIIYLFFGVDTRKRKLFSRKAIADQRLLKEWSRYYTDFLSKNKSDMVELLQDKWRIPFLSWRNSFAPLFLQNTVTILNNGEEKYPVLFEKLLAARHHIHIEYYIITEGKIFDRICEILEQKAREGVEVRLIYDSYGSRKVKNKTLRRLEKAGIQMGEYNPVLFPRFANRLNYRTHRKIVIIDGEVGFTGGINLSDNYVNGKRKWPQRPKMWRDVHCMIEGNACYSLQLLFFLDWYFVRNIALNIGPRYFPVGNSEGTSPTLIVGSEPDSDSPNIMETYFQLISLAQKELFIATPYFIPNESIITALKTTAKSGIRVVLLLPQESDSFFVSAASYTYLGELIKSDVEIHLYQKGMLHSKTIVVDQEVASIGTANMDYRSFDSNAEVNAIIMDEEVAGKIRADFENDLRDSHELSLTEWENRPAFQKLIGSVARLIAPLL